The following are encoded together in the Bradyrhizobium algeriense genome:
- a CDS encoding CmpA/NrtA family ABC transporter substrate-binding protein — protein sequence MTKPTNPTSRRGLSRRQILKATGGTAALLAAARLNFPAGAFAQGAGPEVTKATLGFIALSDAGPLFVAKDKGLFAKYGMPDVEVAKQASWGTTRDNLVLGSEGNGIDGAHILTPMPYLISAGKVTQNNQPTPMYILARLNLDAQCISVAKEYADAKVGVDASLLKAAFEKKKAAGKAAKVAMTFPGGTHDLWIRYWLAAGGIDPDKDVETITVPPPQMVANMKVGTMDAFCVGEPWPGQLVHQGIGYTAINTGEIWSKHPEKSLGMRAAWVDKNPKAAKAILMAVMEAQQWADKMENKDELATIMGKRQWINCPVEDIADRAKGKFNYGIPGKVVENSPHIMKYWRDHASYPFQSHDLWFMTEDIRWGKFEAGFDSKALIGKVNREDMWRDAAKTLGVAAADIPASTSRGKETFFDGKVFDPENPAAYLKSLSIKRVDV from the coding sequence ATGACGAAGCCCACCAATCCGACCTCACGCCGCGGTCTCAGCCGCCGCCAGATCCTCAAGGCGACCGGCGGCACGGCGGCATTGCTCGCCGCCGCCAGGCTGAATTTCCCCGCCGGCGCCTTTGCGCAAGGCGCGGGTCCGGAAGTCACCAAGGCGACGCTCGGGTTCATCGCGCTGAGCGATGCCGGGCCGCTGTTCGTCGCCAAGGACAAGGGGCTGTTCGCCAAATACGGCATGCCAGACGTCGAAGTCGCCAAGCAGGCTTCGTGGGGCACGACGCGCGACAACCTCGTGCTCGGCTCGGAAGGCAACGGCATCGACGGTGCGCACATCCTGACGCCGATGCCGTATCTGATCTCGGCCGGCAAGGTGACGCAGAACAATCAGCCGACGCCGATGTACATCCTGGCGCGGCTCAATCTCGATGCGCAGTGCATCTCGGTCGCCAAGGAATATGCCGACGCCAAGGTTGGCGTCGATGCCTCGCTGCTCAAGGCGGCCTTCGAGAAGAAGAAGGCCGCCGGCAAGGCGGCCAAGGTCGCGATGACCTTCCCGGGCGGCACGCACGATCTCTGGATTCGTTACTGGCTCGCCGCCGGCGGCATCGACCCCGACAAGGATGTCGAGACCATCACGGTGCCGCCGCCGCAAATGGTCGCCAACATGAAGGTCGGCACCATGGATGCCTTCTGCGTCGGCGAGCCGTGGCCCGGACAATTGGTCCATCAGGGCATCGGCTATACCGCGATCAACACCGGCGAAATCTGGAGCAAGCACCCGGAGAAATCGCTCGGCATGCGCGCAGCCTGGGTCGACAAGAATCCGAAGGCCGCCAAGGCGATCCTGATGGCGGTGATGGAGGCGCAGCAATGGGCCGACAAGATGGAGAACAAGGACGAGCTCGCCACCATCATGGGCAAGCGGCAGTGGATCAACTGCCCGGTCGAAGACATCGCCGATCGCGCCAAGGGCAAGTTCAACTACGGCATTCCCGGCAAGGTCGTCGAGAACTCGCCCCACATCATGAAGTACTGGCGCGACCACGCCTCCTATCCGTTCCAGAGCCACGACCTCTGGTTCATGACCGAAGACATCCGCTGGGGCAAATTCGAAGCGGGCTTCGACAGCAAGGCGCTGATCGGCAAGGTCAACCGCGAGGATATGTGGCGCGACGCCGCCAAGACGCTCGGCGTCGCCGCGGCGGACATTCCGGCTTCCACCTCGCGCGGCAAGGAGACCTTCTTCGACGGCAAGGTGTTCGATCCG